One part of the Sciurus carolinensis chromosome 4, mSciCar1.2, whole genome shotgun sequence genome encodes these proteins:
- the LOC124983512 gene encoding RNA-binding protein Raly-like: MSLKIQTSNVTNKNDPKSINSRVFIGNLNTVVVKKSDVETIFSTYGRVASCSVHKGYAFVQYANEHHARAAVLGENGRVLVGQTLDINMAGEPKPNRPKGLKRATSTIYRLFDYHGRLSPVPVPRAVPVKQPRVTVPLVRHVKTTIPAKLFARSTVITTSSTEIKLKSSELQTIKTELTQIKSNIDALSGCLEQIAEEQKANPDGKKNGSSGGGGGGGSSSGNSGSSSQPPAPQEDPVSEAGTPQGETQTRGDGDEEGLLTPSEEELEHS; encoded by the coding sequence ATGTCCTTGAAGATTCAGACAAGCAATGTAACCAACAAGAATGACCCTAAGTCCATCAACTCTCGGGTCTTCATTGGAAACCTCAACACAGTTGTGGTTAAGAAGTCTGATGTGGAGACTATCTTCTCCACTTATGGCCGTGTGGCCAGCTGTTCGGTGCACAAGGGCTATGCCTTTGTCCAGTATGCCAATGAGCACCATGCCCGGGCAGCTGTGCTGGGAGAGAATGGGAGGGTACTGGTTGGGCAGACCCTGGATATCAACATGGCTGGAGAACCTAAGCCCAACAGACCCAAAGGGCTAAAGAGAGCAACATCTACCATATACAGGCTTTTTGACTACCATGGCCGCCTGTCACCTGTGCCAGTACCCAGGGCAGTCCCTGTGAAGCAACCCCGGGTCACAGTCCCTTTGGTTCGTCATGTCAAAACTACCATACCTGCCAAGCTCTTTGCTCGCTCTACAGTCATCACCACCAGCTCAACCGAGATCAAGTTAAAGAGCAGTGAGCTGCAGACCATCAAGACAGAGCTGACGCAGATCAAGTCCAACATCGATGCCCTATCGGGCTGCTTGGAGCAAATTGCTGAGGAGCAAAAGGCCAATCCAGATGGCAAGAAGAACGGCAGCAgtggtggcggtggtggtggtggcagtagCAGTGGCAatagtggcagcagcagccaACCACCAGCCCCCCAAGAGGACCCAGTTTCTGAGGCAGGCACGCCCCAGGGAGAAACCCAGACTCGAGGTGATGGTGATGAGGAGGGCCTGCTGACACCTAGCGAGGAAGAACTGGAGCACAGCTAG